A window of Methanomicrobiales archaeon contains these coding sequences:
- a CDS encoding molybdopterin biosynthesis protein: protein MVKRYLKLVTLEEALERMRSAFAAQPRIERVPVEESSGRITASPIFARFSVPAAHLAAMDGIAVRSGDTAGAGEQHPVTLPNAVRVNTGNVVPADCDAVVMIEDVWEDGGQYRIRKPVSPWQHVRPIGEDIGESEMILPSAHRIRPFELGALSAFGVTEVDVIALRAALIPTGSELVPRGSAPAPGQVVESNTLMAAAWLSDLGVTPCCYPITPDEPDLIRTRIEAAVEENDLVIVSAGSSAGTRDFTAGIVAELGEVLVHGVAIKPGKPLIIGRVQGKPLIGLPGYPLSALTVLREIVTPLVAMYGFPPPQRETLRARLSATLTSEIGTLDFVFLTVGRIGDAWVAVPRSRGAGVQMSAVRSNACLRIPEDREGFEAGAEVEAELMVPRERAGRALLVVGSHDPALDHLADCLQRRAGVEMHSVHAGSMGGLLALKRQECHAAPMHLLGPEGDYNVPYLRKYMPDARLALVTVALREQGILSRSGIGFEELPMHTFVNRQRGSGTRILFDRLLAERGMDPGQIAGYDREVTTHLAVALAVKSGEADAGMGVYSAARALGLEFVAVARERYELALHRDTLEDGRVQAMLAALRSEPFREVLRRLGGYDTTGIGALRELP from the coding sequence GTGGTGAAGAGATACCTGAAACTGGTCACGCTCGAAGAGGCGCTGGAGAGGATGCGCTCTGCCTTTGCGGCGCAGCCCCGGATCGAGCGCGTCCCGGTGGAGGAGTCCAGCGGGCGGATCACGGCCTCGCCCATATTTGCCCGGTTCTCGGTCCCTGCGGCTCACCTCGCCGCCATGGACGGGATCGCGGTGCGGAGCGGGGATACGGCGGGGGCCGGTGAACAGCACCCCGTCACCCTCCCGAATGCCGTGCGGGTCAACACCGGCAACGTCGTCCCGGCGGACTGCGATGCCGTGGTGATGATCGAGGACGTCTGGGAGGACGGCGGGCAGTACCGGATCCGCAAACCGGTCAGCCCATGGCAGCATGTCCGCCCGATCGGCGAGGATATCGGGGAGTCCGAGATGATCCTCCCCTCCGCCCACCGCATCCGCCCCTTCGAGCTCGGGGCCCTCTCCGCCTTCGGGGTCACGGAGGTCGATGTGATCGCGCTCCGCGCCGCCCTGATCCCGACGGGGAGCGAGCTCGTTCCCCGGGGCTCCGCTCCGGCGCCGGGGCAGGTGGTGGAGAGCAATACCCTGATGGCCGCCGCGTGGCTCTCGGACCTGGGCGTCACGCCCTGCTGCTATCCCATCACACCGGACGAGCCCGATCTCATCCGCACACGGATCGAGGCCGCCGTCGAGGAGAACGATCTGGTGATCGTATCGGCCGGGTCCTCGGCGGGGACGCGGGACTTCACCGCCGGAATCGTCGCGGAACTGGGGGAGGTGCTGGTCCACGGCGTGGCCATCAAGCCCGGAAAACCGCTGATCATCGGGAGGGTGCAGGGAAAGCCGCTGATCGGCCTCCCCGGCTATCCCCTCTCCGCGCTGACGGTGCTGCGGGAGATCGTGACCCCTCTTGTCGCGATGTACGGGTTCCCGCCGCCGCAGCGGGAGACGCTGCGGGCACGCCTCTCCGCGACCCTGACCTCCGAGATCGGCACGCTGGACTTCGTCTTCCTCACGGTGGGGCGGATCGGGGATGCATGGGTGGCCGTACCCCGCTCCCGCGGGGCCGGCGTGCAGATGAGCGCCGTGCGCTCCAACGCCTGCCTCCGCATTCCGGAGGATCGCGAGGGCTTCGAGGCGGGGGCAGAGGTCGAGGCGGAGCTGATGGTCCCCCGGGAGAGGGCGGGGCGGGCGCTCCTGGTCGTCGGGAGCCACGATCCCGCCCTGGACCACCTGGCCGACTGCCTCCAGCGCCGGGCAGGCGTGGAGATGCACTCCGTCCACGCCGGCAGCATGGGCGGGCTTCTCGCCCTGAAGCGGCAGGAGTGCCATGCGGCGCCGATGCACCTCCTGGGCCCGGAGGGGGATTACAACGTCCCCTACCTGCGGAAGTACATGCCGGACGCCCGCCTGGCGCTGGTCACGGTCGCGTTGCGGGAGCAGGGGATCCTGTCCCGTTCCGGGATCGGGTTCGAGGAGCTGCCGATGCACACCTTCGTCAACCGTCAGCGGGGCTCGGGGACGCGCATCCTGTTCGACCGCCTCCTGGCGGAGCGGGGGATGGACCCCGGGCAGATCGCCGGCTACGACCGCGAGGTCACCACCCACCTCGCGGTCGCGCTCGCCGTGAAGAGCGGCGAGGCGGATGCCGGGATGGGAGTGTACAGCGCTGCAAGGGCGCTCGGCCTGGAGTTCGTGGCGGTGGCCCGGGAGCGCTACGAGCTCGCGCTGCACCGGGACACCCTCGAGGACGGGCGCGTGCAGGCGATGCTCGCAGCGCTCCGCTCGGAGCCGTTCCGGGAGGTGCTCCGCCGCCTGGGCGGCTACGATACTACCGGGATCGGCGCGCTGCGCGAACTGCCGTGA
- a CDS encoding TIGR00725 family protein translates to MQIAVIGPEPCSEEEYAAARIVGGLIADHRGTLCCGGLGGVMEAACRGAKERDGTTVGILPHTGAGNPYLDIAIRTGLGHARNAVLVQSADAVVAIGGGYGTLSEIAIALKCGRPLSGYRTWAIEGVIRCGTPEEAALTAVRAARRSR, encoded by the coding sequence ATGCAGATCGCTGTGATTGGCCCGGAGCCCTGCTCGGAGGAGGAGTATGCGGCGGCACGAATCGTCGGTGGCCTGATCGCCGACCACCGCGGGACGCTCTGCTGCGGGGGGCTCGGCGGGGTGATGGAGGCCGCATGCCGGGGGGCGAAGGAGCGGGACGGCACCACCGTGGGGATCCTGCCGCACACCGGTGCGGGGAACCCCTACCTGGACATCGCCATCCGCACGGGCCTCGGGCACGCCCGCAACGCCGTTCTCGTCCAGTCCGCCGACGCCGTGGTCGCCATCGGGGGAGGGTACGGCACGCTGAGCGAGATCGCGATCGCCCTGAAGTGCGGGCGGCCGCTCTCCGGCTACCGCACCTGGGCGATCGAGGGAGTCATCCGCTGCGGCACCCCCGAAGAGGCCGCACTCACGGCAGTTCGCGCAGCGCGCCGATCCCGGTAG